Proteins found in one Arthrobacter sp. U41 genomic segment:
- the prmC gene encoding peptide chain release factor N(5)-glutamine methyltransferase has translation MTEGTGPSLADAVREATAVLAAAGVPSPRVDAELLAEHLLGVGLGRLRALMLGDTPAPDGYQDLVADRARRVPLQHITGVAHFRHLELAVGPGVFIPRPETESVVQLVIDRLQGMAHPKVVDLGTGSGAIAGSIAHEVPGSDVYAVEFSEFAHAWAARNLLPLGVHLIRGDLRDALPEHNGSFDVVVSNPPYIPAEAVPNEPEVALHDPPEALYGGGADGMELPTAAAASAARLLVPGGYFVMEHAEIQAGWIAGMLERSGRWTAVTTHRDLNGRDRATSAVLADPAALR, from the coding sequence ATGACAGAAGGCACCGGGCCAAGCCTCGCGGACGCGGTCCGCGAGGCCACCGCCGTCCTGGCCGCCGCCGGCGTCCCCAGCCCGCGGGTCGACGCCGAACTTCTCGCCGAGCACCTGCTCGGCGTCGGGCTCGGCCGGCTCCGCGCCCTGATGCTCGGCGACACCCCGGCCCCGGACGGTTACCAGGACCTCGTCGCCGATCGGGCCCGGCGCGTACCGCTGCAGCACATCACCGGCGTCGCGCACTTCCGCCACCTGGAACTGGCGGTCGGGCCGGGGGTGTTCATTCCCCGCCCGGAAACTGAATCCGTGGTCCAGTTGGTGATCGACCGGCTGCAGGGCATGGCGCATCCCAAGGTCGTGGATCTTGGCACCGGTTCCGGGGCCATCGCCGGCTCAATCGCGCACGAGGTTCCCGGCTCCGACGTCTACGCCGTCGAGTTCAGCGAGTTTGCCCACGCCTGGGCCGCCCGGAACCTGCTGCCCCTCGGCGTGCACCTGATCCGTGGCGATCTGCGCGATGCCCTGCCGGAGCACAACGGTTCGTTCGACGTCGTGGTCTCCAACCCGCCGTACATCCCCGCCGAGGCGGTCCCCAACGAACCCGAAGTGGCACTGCACGATCCTCCCGAGGCACTGTACGGCGGGGGAGCGGACGGAATGGAACTTCCGACGGCGGCTGCTGCCTCCGCGGCCAGGCTGCTGGTGCCCGGCGGCTACTTCGTGATGGAACACGCCGAAATCCAGGCCGGCTGGATTGCCGGGATGCTGGAGCGCTCCGGGCGGTGGACCGCTGTGACCACCCATCGCGACCTCAACGGCAGGGACCGGGCCACCAGTGCCGTCCTCGCCGACCCGGCTGCCCTTCGGTAA
- a CDS encoding polysaccharide biosynthesis protein yields the protein MTTKSEAREPAAALDEKKPPLWIWVQLFLDSMSWVVAIVLALLLRYEMGIREEQLVSAMIIMAIAVVVQALAGYALALYRGRYPFGSFQEAKALVFVTVIVAASITLSLLVLYEAIGIGRSVGLIAFPFACLFMGAARYAKRLYVEGKNRPGDGAQNTLIYGAGFLGNSLLTRMLQDADSPYFPVGLIDDDPTKKHLRLSGVQVLGRGDDLPAIIRRTRATVLVLAFANVEASVVRRISDAVAGMNIRVLVLPPLRDMLGRGAPEGFSDFRDVAVEDLIGRRPVDIKVDEIAGYIKGKRVLVTGAGGSIGSELCRQIVQFSPAELIMLDHDETGLQHTQISITGRGLLAGRDTVLASIRDGAALQEIFQDRRPEVVFHAAALKHAPLLQQYPIEAWKTNVLGTLNVLRAAERSGVSHFVNISTDKAANPTTALGHSKRVAEKLAAWMAGQTGRKFVSVRFGNVMGSRGSMLPLFTEQIRVGGPVTVTDPEVTRFFMTIPEACQLVIQAGAIGRGGEVMILDMGEPVRILDVAQRMIAMSGKKVEIVYTGLRPGEKLHEELVGTGELDERPLHPKISHTRAHEQDPAALDLDVWLARCEAEQGIDIESLPDEEADEPGESMRAAS from the coding sequence TTGACTACAAAATCTGAAGCGCGCGAACCTGCCGCAGCACTTGACGAGAAGAAGCCCCCGCTCTGGATCTGGGTCCAGCTCTTCCTCGATTCGATGTCGTGGGTCGTGGCGATCGTCCTGGCGCTGCTGCTGCGCTACGAAATGGGCATCCGGGAAGAACAGCTCGTCAGTGCCATGATCATCATGGCCATCGCCGTTGTGGTGCAGGCCCTGGCCGGCTACGCGCTGGCACTCTACCGCGGCAGGTATCCCTTCGGCAGCTTCCAGGAAGCCAAGGCCCTCGTCTTCGTCACCGTCATTGTGGCCGCCTCCATCACGCTGAGCCTGCTGGTGCTTTATGAGGCCATCGGGATCGGCCGCAGTGTCGGGCTCATCGCCTTCCCGTTCGCCTGCCTCTTCATGGGAGCTGCCCGCTACGCCAAACGGCTCTACGTCGAGGGCAAGAACCGGCCCGGCGACGGCGCCCAGAACACCCTGATCTACGGTGCGGGCTTCCTCGGAAACTCGCTGCTGACGCGCATGCTGCAGGACGCCGATTCGCCGTATTTCCCGGTCGGGCTGATCGACGACGATCCCACCAAGAAGCACCTGCGGCTCTCCGGAGTCCAGGTCCTTGGCCGCGGCGACGACCTGCCGGCCATCATCCGGCGCACCCGCGCCACCGTCCTGGTGCTGGCTTTCGCCAATGTCGAGGCCTCCGTCGTCCGGCGGATTTCAGACGCCGTCGCCGGAATGAACATCAGGGTGCTGGTCCTACCCCCGTTGAGGGACATGCTCGGCCGCGGGGCACCCGAAGGTTTCTCCGATTTCCGCGATGTGGCGGTCGAGGACCTGATCGGGCGGCGGCCGGTCGATATCAAGGTCGACGAGATTGCGGGCTACATCAAGGGCAAACGCGTTCTGGTCACCGGTGCCGGCGGCTCCATCGGCTCCGAACTGTGCCGGCAGATCGTCCAGTTCTCACCCGCGGAACTGATCATGCTGGACCATGACGAAACAGGGCTGCAGCACACCCAGATCTCCATCACCGGCCGCGGACTGCTCGCCGGCCGCGACACGGTCCTGGCCAGCATCCGGGACGGCGCCGCACTCCAGGAGATCTTCCAGGACCGCCGCCCCGAGGTGGTGTTCCACGCTGCCGCCCTCAAACACGCGCCGCTGCTGCAGCAGTATCCGATCGAAGCCTGGAAAACCAACGTTCTGGGCACCCTCAACGTGCTGCGAGCGGCCGAGCGTTCCGGCGTTTCACACTTCGTGAATATCTCCACGGACAAGGCAGCGAACCCGACGACGGCGCTTGGCCACTCCAAACGCGTCGCCGAAAAGCTGGCCGCCTGGATGGCCGGCCAGACCGGCCGCAAATTCGTCTCCGTCCGGTTCGGCAATGTGATGGGCAGCCGCGGCTCGATGCTGCCGCTCTTCACGGAACAGATCCGGGTCGGCGGGCCCGTGACCGTCACAGACCCCGAAGTCACGCGCTTCTTCATGACGATCCCGGAAGCCTGCCAGCTGGTCATCCAGGCCGGCGCAATCGGACGCGGCGGCGAAGTCATGATCCTTGACATGGGGGAGCCGGTCAGGATCCTGGATGTCGCCCAGCGCATGATCGCGATGTCCGGCAAAAAGGTGGAGATCGTCTACACCGGACTTCGGCCCGGCGAGAAGCTCCACGAGGAACTCGTCGGCACCGGCGAGCTGGACGAACGCCCCCTGCATCCCAAAATTTCGCACACCAGGGCCCACGAACAGGACCCGGCCGCGCTGGACCTCGATGTCTGGCTGGCCCGCTGCGAGGCCGAGCAGGGGATCGACATCGAGTCCCTCCCCGACGAGGAAGCCGATGAGCCGGGCGAGAGCATGAGGGCGGCGTCATGA
- a CDS encoding L-threonylcarbamoyladenylate synthase, producing MTTSYDCTAAEQRAAGLEHAQRAIREHKCVVFPTDTVYGIAADAFSPLAVTLLLASKGRSRRMPPPVLIPRLNALDGLATDVPPEARRLAEAFWPGGLTLILHAQPSLDWDLGETKGTVALRIPADDVAQDLLTLTGPLAVSSANRTGQAAAQTAAAAEAQLAESVEVYLEGGPRPAEGADALPSTIVDATAVPLRVVRQGAISLERLREVVPGVLGLGEEPSAPGTPETTAATETTAAPSGTADDSPRN from the coding sequence GTGACGACTAGCTACGATTGCACGGCAGCTGAGCAACGCGCTGCAGGACTCGAACACGCCCAGCGGGCCATCCGGGAGCACAAGTGCGTGGTCTTCCCCACGGACACCGTGTACGGGATCGCCGCCGATGCGTTCTCCCCCCTCGCGGTGACCTTGCTGCTGGCGTCCAAAGGCCGCAGCCGCAGGATGCCCCCGCCCGTCCTGATCCCCAGGCTCAATGCCCTCGATGGCCTCGCCACGGACGTTCCGCCCGAGGCGCGGCGTCTTGCCGAGGCGTTCTGGCCCGGCGGACTCACCCTGATCCTGCACGCCCAGCCGTCCCTTGACTGGGATCTCGGCGAAACCAAGGGCACCGTTGCCTTGCGGATCCCGGCAGACGACGTCGCCCAGGACCTGCTGACGCTGACCGGGCCGCTGGCCGTCTCCTCGGCGAACCGCACGGGCCAGGCCGCGGCGCAGACCGCCGCCGCCGCCGAAGCCCAGCTGGCAGAGTCGGTGGAGGTCTACCTTGAAGGCGGGCCGCGCCCGGCCGAGGGTGCCGACGCGCTGCCGTCCACCATTGTTGATGCCACCGCCGTGCCGCTGCGGGTGGTCCGCCAGGGCGCCATCAGCCTGGAGCGGCTCCGCGAGGTCGTCCCGGGTGTGCTGGGCCTCGGCGAGGAGCCGTCCGCCCCCGGGACCCCCGAAACGACCGCAGCCACCGAAACCACCGCCGCCCCTTCAGGCACCGCCGACGATTCACCGAGGAACTGA
- the prfA gene encoding peptide chain release factor 1: protein MFESVQGLLDEHDAIQAQLGDPAVYADQKLARKLGRRSAQLNGIVEAYHAWHAIQDDLAAAKEMAGEDPEFAAEVPELEAALETAAAKLRRLLIPRDPDDARNVILEVKGGEGGDEAALFAADLLRMYTRYAESRGWKTEMISANESDLGGYKDVQVAIKGNSNDPAEGVYARLKFEGGVHRVQRVPVTESQGRIHTSAAGVLVLPEVDEPEELEINQNDLKIDVYRSSGPGGQSVNTTDSAVRITHLPTGIVVAMQNEKSQLQNREAGMRVLRARILAHQQEQIDAENSAQRKSQIRTMDRSERIRTYNYPENRIADHRTGYKAYNLDQVMNGDLEPVIQSAIEMDEQARLDAIGD, encoded by the coding sequence ATGTTTGAGTCCGTACAGGGCCTGTTGGATGAGCATGACGCCATCCAGGCACAGCTTGGGGATCCTGCTGTTTATGCTGACCAGAAGCTGGCCCGGAAGTTGGGGCGGCGCTCGGCCCAGCTGAACGGCATTGTCGAGGCGTACCACGCCTGGCACGCCATCCAGGATGACCTTGCGGCTGCCAAGGAAATGGCAGGGGAGGACCCGGAGTTTGCCGCTGAGGTGCCCGAGCTGGAGGCTGCGCTGGAAACGGCGGCGGCCAAGCTGCGCCGGCTCCTGATCCCGCGCGACCCGGACGACGCCCGCAACGTGATCCTCGAGGTCAAGGGCGGCGAAGGCGGCGACGAGGCTGCCCTGTTCGCGGCCGACCTGCTGCGGATGTACACCCGGTACGCGGAGTCCCGCGGCTGGAAGACCGAGATGATTTCCGCCAACGAATCGGACCTCGGCGGCTACAAGGATGTCCAGGTGGCCATCAAGGGCAACTCGAACGATCCGGCCGAGGGCGTTTACGCGCGGCTCAAGTTCGAAGGCGGCGTGCACCGCGTGCAGCGCGTTCCCGTGACGGAATCCCAGGGCCGCATCCACACTTCCGCAGCCGGCGTGCTGGTGCTTCCGGAAGTGGACGAGCCCGAAGAACTCGAAATCAACCAGAACGACCTCAAGATTGACGTCTACCGTTCCTCCGGACCGGGCGGCCAGTCCGTGAACACCACCGACTCCGCCGTCCGGATCACCCACCTTCCCACCGGCATCGTGGTGGCCATGCAGAACGAGAAGTCGCAGCTGCAGAACCGTGAAGCCGGCATGCGGGTCCTCCGCGCCCGCATCCTGGCGCACCAGCAGGAGCAGATCGACGCCGAGAACTCGGCCCAGCGCAAGTCCCAGATCCGCACGATGGACCGCTCGGAGCGCATCCGGACGTACAACTACCCGGAAAACCGGATCGCTGACCACCGCACCGGGTACAAGGCCTACAACCTGGACCAGGTCATGAACGGCGACCTGGAGCCGGTGATCCAGTCGGCCATCGAGATGGACGAACAGGCCCGCCTCGACGCCATCGGCGACTAG
- a CDS encoding glycosyltransferase — protein sequence MQPKVAVAAVTFDRPEELTLLLKGLAEQTAPIHSIALVDSGTVPATGIVNAGGDNINYLRSEANLGGAGGFAYAILAAMASGAEWIWMMDDDGHPEDASCLAELLKTAKEHQLDIVSPLVAATADPNRLSFNFRINGLLTNDRSRLAPMGYLPDMVHFFNGALIRTEVFYKIGIPDVKFFIRGDEVDFLSRVKKAGLKYGTLATVAVQHPATWTEMKPVFGGFITPVIPEGDFKRYCYFRNRGYLTRKYRNLRWFGADIVGFPYYFLKTGDLKGLAHWFRAYSTGFRGKGFGSPAQLMSANS from the coding sequence ATGCAGCCCAAAGTCGCCGTCGCGGCCGTAACCTTTGACCGCCCTGAGGAACTCACCCTCCTGCTCAAGGGGCTGGCCGAACAGACCGCCCCGATCCACTCGATCGCGCTGGTGGACTCGGGCACCGTCCCGGCGACCGGGATCGTCAACGCCGGCGGGGACAACATCAACTACCTGCGCTCGGAGGCGAACCTCGGCGGTGCCGGGGGATTCGCCTACGCGATCCTGGCCGCCATGGCCAGCGGCGCGGAGTGGATCTGGATGATGGACGATGACGGCCACCCCGAGGATGCGAGCTGCCTGGCCGAGCTGCTCAAGACCGCCAAGGAGCACCAGCTCGATATCGTGAGCCCGCTCGTCGCCGCCACGGCCGATCCCAACCGGCTCTCGTTCAACTTCCGGATCAACGGCCTGCTGACCAACGACCGCTCCCGGCTGGCTCCGATGGGGTACCTTCCGGACATGGTGCACTTCTTCAACGGCGCCCTGATCCGCACGGAGGTCTTCTACAAAATCGGAATCCCCGACGTGAAGTTCTTTATCCGCGGCGATGAGGTGGACTTCCTCTCACGGGTCAAGAAGGCCGGCCTTAAATACGGCACCCTGGCCACCGTCGCCGTCCAGCACCCCGCCACCTGGACCGAAATGAAGCCGGTCTTCGGAGGCTTCATCACCCCGGTCATTCCTGAGGGCGACTTCAAGCGGTACTGCTACTTCCGCAACCGCGGCTACCTTACCCGGAAGTACCGGAACCTGCGCTGGTTCGGCGCGGACATTGTCGGATTTCCGTACTACTTCCTGAAGACCGGCGACCTTAAGGGCCTCGCGCACTGGTTCCGGGCCTACTCCACGGGCTTCCGCGGAAAGGGCTTCGGCTCGCCCGCCCAACTGATGTCCGCCAACAGCTAG
- a CDS encoding glycosyltransferase, which translates to MKNLFAVVVTYNRADFLQNLLDSFSRLTTGPDRIVVVDNASSDHTAEVVSRAVAAGGLPIQYERLAANVGGSGGFSRGVEIALAAGADWLWLMDDDVEVLPGAVEALDRFTTDYSCMIGRRYDAAGKPFFWQHHFVEALGVFLPVSGDVFRKSEVFRTNVGNFEGMLIKASLARDIGLPDPRFFITWDDLIYGWLAAQQTPVVYVNAFVIKKVRAQRQVDLGVRHLNDSSDLSRRYVMRNRGHVAQYLRAHGKYHRLGFGAGTALTYLKEIVRLVLVERSLKGAGALWQGWRESRGILADRSWQPMPPVPAAAGPEPA; encoded by the coding sequence GTGAAAAACCTCTTTGCCGTCGTCGTCACCTACAACCGTGCCGACTTCCTGCAGAACCTGCTCGACTCCTTCAGCCGCCTGACCACCGGGCCCGACCGGATCGTGGTGGTGGACAACGCCAGCAGCGACCACACCGCGGAGGTTGTCTCCCGCGCCGTGGCCGCCGGGGGGCTGCCGATCCAGTACGAACGGCTTGCGGCGAACGTCGGCGGTTCTGGCGGCTTCTCCCGCGGCGTTGAAATTGCCCTGGCGGCCGGTGCCGACTGGCTGTGGCTGATGGATGACGACGTCGAGGTGCTCCCGGGGGCGGTCGAGGCGCTGGACCGGTTCACGACCGACTACTCCTGCATGATCGGGCGCCGCTACGACGCCGCGGGCAAGCCGTTCTTCTGGCAGCACCATTTCGTCGAGGCACTCGGCGTCTTCCTGCCTGTCTCGGGCGATGTCTTCCGCAAATCCGAGGTTTTCCGCACCAATGTGGGAAATTTCGAGGGCATGCTGATCAAGGCGTCTCTGGCCCGGGACATCGGGCTGCCGGACCCGCGTTTCTTCATCACCTGGGATGACCTTATCTACGGGTGGCTGGCGGCGCAGCAGACGCCGGTGGTCTACGTGAACGCCTTTGTCATCAAGAAGGTCCGGGCCCAGCGCCAGGTGGACCTGGGTGTGCGCCACCTCAACGATTCTTCCGACCTGAGCCGGCGCTACGTGATGCGGAACCGCGGCCACGTGGCGCAGTACCTGCGCGCGCACGGCAAGTACCACCGGCTCGGATTCGGTGCCGGGACGGCCCTGACCTATTTGAAGGAAATTGTGCGCCTGGTGCTGGTCGAACGCAGCCTGAAGGGGGCCGGCGCCCTGTGGCAGGGGTGGCGCGAATCGCGCGGCATCCTCGCCGACCGGAGCTGGCAGCCGATGCCGCCGGTGCCCGCTGCGGCGGGTCCGGAACCGGCCTGA
- a CDS encoding MraY family glycosyltransferase: MMPVLLAAGATLLASVLLPFVVKPWLVRMGVVDVPSARSSHGRTTIRGMGVAVSLATAIGYAAAVLLGAVTVDRSVFLVVLAVIVASAVVGWIEDLRGLSIRGRAAAQLGIGAAGSTALLLLTGQSFWWLPLAALAIAAYINIANFMDGVNGISSFHGILAGTAYAVAGQLAGQPWLTAGGAVLAMAFLGFLPWNLARGSVFLGDVGSYLLGASVSALAVAGFLSGVYVEYVLAPILVYVADTGYTLLRRIKAGERWYASHREHVYQRLTDVGFSHLQSAGTVAACTMAVIVLSFIAATAPLPMVVLCVAGSLAVLALYLASPDLIRHFRRRQKVTRVPVS, from the coding sequence ATGATGCCTGTGCTCCTTGCTGCCGGCGCCACCCTGCTGGCAAGCGTCCTGCTTCCTTTTGTGGTCAAGCCGTGGCTGGTCAGGATGGGCGTTGTGGACGTGCCGTCGGCCAGGTCATCCCACGGCCGGACCACCATCCGTGGCATGGGCGTTGCCGTTTCCCTGGCCACCGCCATCGGCTACGCGGCCGCCGTCCTCCTGGGGGCGGTGACGGTGGACCGGTCAGTCTTCCTCGTGGTCCTGGCGGTCATCGTGGCAAGCGCGGTGGTTGGCTGGATCGAAGACCTCCGCGGTCTCTCCATCCGTGGCCGCGCCGCCGCGCAGCTGGGAATCGGTGCCGCCGGTTCAACGGCCCTGCTCCTCCTCACCGGCCAGTCCTTCTGGTGGCTGCCGCTGGCTGCGCTGGCCATTGCCGCCTATATCAACATTGCCAACTTCATGGACGGCGTCAACGGGATTTCCAGTTTCCACGGAATCCTCGCGGGCACCGCGTACGCGGTGGCCGGGCAACTGGCCGGACAGCCGTGGCTCACCGCCGGCGGCGCGGTGCTGGCCATGGCCTTCCTGGGATTCCTGCCGTGGAACCTCGCCCGGGGCTCCGTGTTCCTGGGCGACGTCGGCAGCTACCTGCTCGGAGCCTCAGTGTCGGCACTCGCGGTGGCAGGGTTCCTCAGCGGCGTCTATGTGGAATACGTCCTGGCGCCGATCCTGGTCTACGTGGCCGACACCGGCTATACCCTGCTGCGCAGGATCAAGGCGGGCGAACGGTGGTACGCGTCCCACCGCGAGCATGTATACCAGCGGCTCACCGACGTCGGCTTCTCACACCTGCAGTCGGCCGGCACCGTCGCAGCCTGCACCATGGCAGTCATCGTGCTCAGCTTCATCGCCGCCACCGCACCGCTGCCCATGGTGGTGCTTTGTGTCGCCGGAAGTCTGGCCGTGCTGGCGCTCTACCTCGCCTCGCCGGACCTCATCCGGCACTTCCGGCGGCGGCAGAAGGTCACCCGGGTACCGGTGTCCTAG
- the rho gene encoding transcription termination factor Rho encodes MTETTELSSAVETSSSAAGSSTAAPAKSSGLAGLKLAQLQALASQLGISGGSRMRKGDLVSAISAHRAGTPVSKAPARAAEKATDNGSVSRAAAPAAAPAAATEAEAPAQENPRARGRGRSRRAGSDGVITTPAAEAPAAAAPAAEAPVAPAEAGAVQSGTDAGERTRQPRTRNRRRGEAAEQSGGQGSVQTSGQGAAQAAAVVEAPAEQPSGEQRQADRTEQRTEQRSEQRQADRTEQRTEQRSEQRQAEQGSEDGQRRESTRTRGGRDESAGARESTATRESNRDNDDSDGGSRRNRRNRRDRNDRNDRPERSGGQDSRDNTSRNDRFRDRNDRRRGRVQGPDVDDVEVTEDDVLLPVAGILDVLENYAFIRTSGYLPGPNDVYVSLAQVKKYNLRKGDAVVGAIRAPREGEDRSQLTARQKFNALVRVTSVNGKTPEELKDRVEFAKLVPLYPSERLRLETDPKKIGPRVIDLVAPIGKGQRGLIVSPPKAGKTLILQSIANAITINNPEVHLMMVLVDERPEEVTDMQRTVKGEVIASTFDRPADDHTTVAELSIERAKRLVEMGMDVVVLLDSMTRLGRAYNLAAPASGRILSGGVDSAALYPPKRFFGAARNIENGGSLTILATALVETGSKMDEVIFEEFKGTGNMELRLSRQLADKRIFPAVDVNASGTRREENLLSPEEVKIMWKLRRVLSGLETQQSLELLTNKIRETQSNVEFLMQVQKTTLGAKSDNDK; translated from the coding sequence GTGACCGAAACCACTGAGCTGTCTTCAGCTGTGGAAACATCATCTTCTGCTGCCGGATCGTCAACGGCAGCACCCGCCAAGAGCAGCGGCCTTGCCGGCCTCAAGCTCGCACAGCTCCAGGCTCTTGCCAGCCAGCTGGGGATTTCCGGCGGTTCCCGGATGCGGAAGGGCGATCTCGTGTCGGCCATTTCCGCCCACCGCGCCGGCACTCCCGTGAGCAAGGCTCCGGCCCGCGCCGCTGAAAAGGCGACCGACAACGGTTCCGTCTCCCGGGCCGCGGCTCCGGCCGCCGCACCCGCTGCCGCCACCGAGGCCGAAGCCCCGGCACAGGAAAACCCGCGTGCCCGTGGCCGTGGCCGCAGCCGCCGCGCCGGCAGCGACGGGGTCATCACAACCCCCGCAGCCGAGGCCCCGGCCGCAGCCGCTCCTGCAGCGGAGGCTCCTGTTGCTCCCGCCGAGGCCGGCGCAGTGCAGTCCGGGACGGACGCCGGCGAACGCACCCGCCAGCCCCGCACCCGCAACCGCCGCCGCGGCGAAGCTGCCGAGCAGTCCGGAGGACAGGGCTCAGTGCAGACTTCGGGCCAGGGTGCAGCCCAGGCCGCAGCAGTTGTCGAGGCCCCGGCCGAGCAGCCTTCCGGCGAGCAGCGCCAGGCCGACCGCACCGAACAGCGTACGGAACAGCGTTCCGAACAGCGCCAGGCCGACCGCACCGAACAGCGTACGGAACAGCGTTCCGAACAGCGCCAGGCCGAACAGGGCAGCGAAGACGGCCAGCGCCGTGAGAGCACCCGCACCCGCGGCGGCCGCGACGAGTCTGCAGGGGCCCGCGAGAGCACCGCCACCCGCGAGAGCAACCGCGACAACGACGACAGTGACGGCGGCAGCCGCCGGAACCGCCGCAACCGGCGTGACCGCAACGACCGCAACGACCGTCCCGAACGCTCCGGGGGGCAGGACAGCCGCGACAACACCTCGCGCAACGACCGCTTCCGCGACCGCAACGACCGCCGTCGGGGACGCGTCCAGGGACCGGACGTCGACGACGTCGAGGTCACCGAGGACGACGTCCTGCTGCCTGTCGCCGGCATCCTGGACGTGCTGGAGAACTACGCGTTCATCCGCACCTCCGGCTACCTGCCGGGCCCGAACGACGTCTACGTGTCCCTCGCCCAGGTCAAGAAGTACAACCTGCGCAAGGGCGACGCCGTCGTCGGAGCCATCCGCGCACCGCGTGAAGGCGAAGACCGCAGCCAGCTGACCGCCCGCCAGAAGTTCAACGCCCTGGTCCGGGTCACCTCCGTCAACGGCAAAACCCCCGAGGAACTCAAGGACCGCGTCGAATTCGCGAAGCTCGTCCCGCTGTATCCCTCCGAGCGCCTGCGCCTTGAGACGGACCCCAAGAAGATCGGTCCCCGCGTCATCGACCTGGTTGCCCCGATCGGCAAGGGCCAGCGCGGCCTGATCGTTTCGCCGCCGAAGGCCGGCAAGACGCTCATCCTGCAGTCCATCGCCAACGCCATCACCATTAACAATCCTGAGGTCCACCTCATGATGGTGCTCGTTGACGAACGCCCTGAAGAAGTCACGGACATGCAGCGCACCGTCAAGGGCGAGGTCATCGCCTCCACCTTCGACCGTCCCGCCGACGACCACACGACCGTGGCCGAACTGTCCATCGAGCGTGCGAAGCGCCTCGTGGAAATGGGCATGGACGTTGTGGTTCTCCTCGACTCGATGACCCGCCTGGGCCGCGCCTACAACCTGGCGGCACCGGCTTCCGGCCGCATCCTCTCCGGTGGTGTCGACTCGGCAGCGCTGTACCCGCCGAAGCGCTTCTTCGGTGCAGCCCGCAACATCGAAAACGGTGGCTCACTGACCATCCTGGCAACGGCTCTCGTCGAGACCGGCTCCAAGATGGATGAGGTCATCTTCGAGGAGTTCAAGGGAACCGGCAACATGGAACTGCGCCTGTCCCGCCAGCTCGCGGACAAGCGCATCTTCCCGGCCGTGGACGTCAACGCGTCCGGTACGCGCCGTGAGGAAAACCTGCTGTCCCCTGAGGAAGTCAAGATCATGTGGAAGCTGCGCCGCGTCCTGTCCGGACTCGAAACGCAGCAGAGCCTTGAGCTGCTGACCAACAAGATCCGGGAGACCCAGAGCAACGTCGAGTTCCTTATGCAGGTGCAGAAGACGACGCTTGGTGCGAAGTCCGATAACGACAAGTAG
- the thrB gene encoding homoserine kinase: METTLTIPAESAADTPAVPAGQLVTVRVPATSANLGPGYDSLGLALTLFDTLTVETLDSGALEFELSGEGAESLPRDASHLVVKAITEALHRLGFRHAGLRITADNVNPHGRGLGSSACAVVAAVTAANALVPEASRRGKDWVLQLTSEMEGHPDNVAPAIFGGLALSWQDSDQYSSTCAAVASAVIPVVAVPDFELSTEVARALLPASVGHHAAAMNSGRAALLILAMTQKPELLLAGTEDYLHQSYRAEAMRPSADLIAALRRAGFAAVVSGAGPTVLVLANGEAQAGAAVEFIGAFTSGNTPDVGWRVMKLAVDVEGAKVEVHRR; the protein is encoded by the coding sequence GTGGAAACCACCCTCACCATCCCGGCCGAGTCCGCCGCCGACACGCCGGCGGTTCCGGCCGGGCAGCTCGTGACGGTCCGTGTACCGGCCACGAGCGCGAACCTCGGCCCCGGGTATGACAGCCTCGGCCTGGCGCTGACGCTGTTCGACACCCTGACGGTGGAAACCCTGGACAGCGGGGCGCTGGAATTTGAGCTCAGCGGTGAAGGGGCCGAATCCCTGCCCCGCGACGCCAGCCACCTGGTCGTCAAAGCCATCACTGAGGCCCTGCACCGCCTCGGCTTCCGGCACGCGGGCCTGAGAATCACGGCAGACAACGTCAATCCGCACGGCCGCGGCCTGGGCTCCTCGGCCTGCGCCGTGGTTGCCGCCGTGACCGCCGCCAATGCCCTGGTACCGGAAGCGTCCCGCCGGGGCAAGGACTGGGTCCTGCAGCTCACGAGCGAGATGGAAGGCCACCCCGACAACGTCGCACCGGCGATTTTCGGCGGACTGGCGCTGTCCTGGCAGGACAGTGACCAGTACAGCAGCACCTGCGCCGCGGTTGCCTCCGCGGTTATCCCCGTGGTTGCCGTGCCGGACTTTGAGCTGTCCACCGAAGTCGCGCGGGCGTTGCTGCCCGCCTCGGTGGGCCACCACGCCGCGGCGATGAATTCGGGGCGTGCGGCCCTGCTGATCCTCGCCATGACGCAGAAGCCGGAACTGCTGCTTGCCGGCACCGAGGATTACCTGCATCAGAGCTACCGCGCCGAAGCGATGCGGCCCAGCGCGGACCTCATCGCCGCCCTGCGGCGGGCAGGCTTTGCCGCCGTCGTCTCGGGGGCCGGCCCCACCGTGCTGGTCCTTGCCAATGGGGAAGCGCAGGCCGGGGCCGCCGTCGAGTTCATCGGCGCCTTCACCTCGGGCAACACGCCGGACGTGGGCTGGCGTGTGATGAAGCTGGCCGTGGACGTTGAAGGTGCTAAAGTGGAAGTGCACCGGCGGTAA